From a single Constrictibacter sp. MBR-5 genomic region:
- a CDS encoding aminotransferase class V-fold PLP-dependent enzyme, which yields MIRARYVEISNIMWPRVQLKVGWGDLAFGLWSSLRKPDRDTVAQRVEARWSPEGEALTCFSVRSGFDLALQALAFPPGSEILFSALNIKGMIRIVEKQALVPVPVDLDIEKMAPRLDLIERAIGPNTKAIVIAHLFGTRLELDAVIDLAHRKGLVVFEDCAQAFDGKAYKGHPESDIAMFSFGPLKTATALGGAILRVRDAALRSRMRAIQDTYPVQPSGAYAKRVLKFMGLKIVLLPPVFGLLFRLCHMMGKDYEDPVSDAVRNVASLGSSRKIRKRMPAAMLAVLERRLIRWREGSLDGFARMGDSLRRKLGDSVVLPASANRIHNYWVFPILTDDPMRLIRALRSAGFDGANLPRSKTVSAPPERPELEPDTAKDALDHLVVLPCYPGMSEAELERQARIVREVARPHRPPQPALAAE from the coding sequence ATGATCCGTGCCCGTTACGTCGAGATATCGAACATCATGTGGCCGCGCGTACAGCTGAAGGTCGGCTGGGGAGACTTGGCTTTCGGTCTCTGGAGCAGCCTGCGCAAACCGGACCGCGACACCGTGGCGCAGCGCGTCGAGGCGCGCTGGTCGCCCGAGGGCGAGGCGCTGACCTGCTTCTCGGTGCGCAGCGGATTCGATCTGGCGCTCCAGGCACTGGCCTTCCCGCCGGGCAGCGAGATCCTGTTCTCGGCCCTCAACATCAAGGGCATGATCCGCATCGTCGAGAAGCAGGCCCTCGTGCCGGTGCCGGTCGACCTCGACATCGAGAAGATGGCGCCGCGGCTCGACCTGATCGAGCGGGCGATCGGGCCGAACACGAAGGCGATCGTGATCGCCCACCTGTTCGGGACGCGGCTCGAACTCGACGCGGTCATCGACCTCGCCCATCGCAAGGGGCTGGTCGTCTTCGAGGACTGCGCCCAGGCGTTCGACGGCAAGGCCTACAAGGGCCATCCCGAATCGGACATCGCGATGTTCAGCTTCGGCCCGCTGAAGACGGCGACCGCCCTCGGCGGTGCGATCCTGCGCGTGCGCGACGCCGCACTCCGGTCGAGGATGCGCGCCATCCAGGATACCTATCCGGTCCAGCCCTCGGGCGCCTATGCCAAGCGCGTCCTGAAGTTCATGGGGCTGAAGATCGTCCTGCTGCCTCCGGTGTTCGGGCTGCTGTTCCGTCTCTGCCACATGATGGGCAAGGATTATGAGGACCCGGTGAGCGATGCCGTGCGCAACGTCGCCAGCCTCGGCTCCAGCCGCAAGATCCGCAAGCGCATGCCGGCGGCGATGCTGGCGGTGCTCGAGCGGCGGCTGATTCGATGGCGCGAGGGCAGCCTCGACGGCTTCGCCCGGATGGGCGATTCGCTGCGGCGCAAGCTCGGCGATTCCGTCGTCCTGCCGGCCTCCGCCAACCGGATCCACAATTACTGGGTCTTCCCGATCCTGACGGACGATCCCATGCGCCTGATCCGGGCGCTGCGCAGCGCCGGATTCGACGGTGCGAACCTGCCGCGGTCGAAGACCGTGTCGGCGCCGCCCGAGCGACCGGAACTCGAGCCCGACACGGCCAAGGATGCGCTCGACCATCTCGTCGTGCTGCCCTGCTATCCCGGCATGTCCGAGGCCGAACTCGAGCGGCAGGCCAGGATCGTTCGCGAGGTGGCGCGTCCGCACCGGCCGCCGCAGCCGGCGCTCGCCGCCGAGTAG